From Oceanipulchritudo coccoides, the proteins below share one genomic window:
- a CDS encoding endo-1,4-beta-xylanase, with the protein MKLLPLTLLLISSFAAISGFAGERPNILFIAVDDLRLQSTVYGQNQMKTPGLSRLADESVVFSRAYCSVPVCGASRASLMTGVRPTADRFFNYYTRKDRDLPEVPSVAKWFKDHGYTTISNGKIYHHTDDDLVAWSERPWGPPSKGIGWQGYLTEESKTMILANQTAENPNQIIGPATENADVDDNMYPDGMLADKAIEDLKRFAKSGEPFFLGVGFWKPHLPFNAPKKYWDLYNPEDIELADNPYQPKDSPDAAMHRFGELRDMYGDIPQDGPISDELARRLIHGYFAAVSYSDAQINKLLDTLEETGLAENTIVVLWGDHGYHLGEHGLWCKHANFDRTMNAPLIVKAPGIKGGVKTSAITEFIDIYPTLCELADLPIPGHLDGKSFVSELREPDNQFKEYAYSRYHWGESIISDQHIYTEWINQSGELYGRMLYDHENDPAENLNVSESPEYAGVVEAMKSQLEDVRQSIAKKDFNVSGSIKKTYADYFPVGTAISYREVMEADPERLSLIKNNFSILTAENCFKWDAIHPEEDRYDFVQADKVAEFARANGYKLWGHVLVWHHQTPEWIFKDGDSTASRELVLKRMREHIHTVMNRYKDVIYGWDVVNEAISDEEDVFLYPSKWLEIVGEDFIEKAFLYAMEAGTGALLSYNDYSLPDPPKRKKLVRLISGLLEKGIQVDTVGFQSHYNLYYPELEELAKSIKAVSNMGLKVSVSEIDMSVFDMGDKSDRYSGGLPGELEIYQGIKYANLMSLYQEYAGDLERVTFWGIYDADNWRNYWPVDRRTDYAGLINREGRAKSAYSAVINPSAYLEEHSAIEEPVSPHLLEEQASTNVIRPDLFFYLADDQNYWDYGFAGNDKVSTPNVDKLVNESLLFTRAYTSMAICSPSRNSLYTGLYPLRNGCYMNHIRSRNDIRSVAQYLKDLGYTVILAGKSHVNPNSVFDWSHHWPTVPVRGEKGGRLPLEKVEEFLRTKEGPACVFFASEFPHGPYPDMPALDESEFSPKPYQSNNFRARKRTAGYYENIRKDDQQLGQLVEMLKGTGNWENDVFFYASDHGIDGKYTTFDRGLRVPLIMRWKGQASPGGEIDALVHFVDIVPTMVEIAGGEANESLDGTSILPLVKGDADAIHEAVYGLQTYQNIQDTRVFPGRSITTGRYKLSINFNAVEALEKNYGDNTVVNEFLQLGAQKDHWRRFIELYDLSADPFEQDNLGKKPEFKELRQQLMVQLLQWMGEQGDFIELGKPLPLLKPTLHPLDKTTRFKNVPGHLEGRLKPSDYMQDHY; encoded by the coding sequence ATGAAACTACTTCCCCTGACCTTATTATTAATCTCCTCTTTCGCCGCCATTTCCGGTTTTGCGGGGGAACGACCAAACATTCTGTTCATTGCAGTTGATGACTTACGCTTGCAATCGACTGTCTATGGACAGAACCAGATGAAGACGCCCGGACTGAGCCGCCTTGCGGATGAATCGGTCGTATTCTCGCGCGCGTATTGCAGCGTCCCCGTCTGTGGGGCATCAAGAGCCAGCTTGATGACAGGCGTTCGCCCGACTGCAGATCGGTTTTTCAATTACTATACGCGCAAGGATAGGGATTTACCCGAAGTACCGAGCGTCGCCAAATGGTTCAAGGACCATGGGTACACGACAATCTCCAATGGGAAAATCTATCACCATACGGATGACGACCTTGTCGCATGGTCTGAGCGTCCATGGGGCCCGCCGAGCAAAGGGATTGGATGGCAGGGCTACCTCACGGAAGAATCCAAGACAATGATCCTTGCCAACCAAACTGCTGAAAACCCGAACCAGATCATTGGTCCCGCCACGGAGAATGCGGATGTCGATGACAACATGTACCCAGACGGAATGTTGGCCGACAAGGCAATCGAGGATCTAAAGCGTTTTGCAAAATCTGGTGAGCCGTTTTTTCTTGGAGTAGGATTCTGGAAACCACATCTGCCCTTCAATGCACCGAAGAAGTATTGGGATTTATACAATCCCGAGGATATTGAACTCGCCGATAATCCCTACCAACCCAAGGACTCACCTGATGCGGCAATGCATCGCTTTGGTGAGCTTCGTGACATGTATGGCGATATCCCGCAGGACGGTCCGATTTCTGATGAGTTGGCCCGCCGACTTATTCACGGATACTTTGCAGCTGTTTCATACTCTGATGCCCAAATCAACAAGCTGCTTGATACGCTTGAAGAGACCGGCCTGGCGGAAAACACGATTGTTGTCCTCTGGGGAGATCACGGCTATCATCTGGGTGAACACGGTCTCTGGTGCAAACATGCCAATTTTGACCGCACGATGAACGCTCCGCTGATTGTCAAGGCGCCGGGTATCAAAGGCGGCGTTAAAACTTCCGCCATTACCGAGTTTATTGATATCTATCCGACCTTGTGCGAATTGGCGGATCTGCCCATTCCGGGACATCTGGATGGAAAGAGCTTTGTTTCCGAACTCAGGGAACCGGACAACCAATTCAAGGAGTATGCTTACAGCCGGTACCATTGGGGTGAATCCATTATTAGTGATCAACACATCTATACTGAGTGGATCAACCAATCCGGTGAACTTTATGGACGAATGTTGTACGACCATGAAAACGATCCTGCCGAAAACTTGAATGTTTCTGAATCGCCGGAATATGCCGGTGTAGTGGAGGCAATGAAGAGCCAATTGGAGGATGTACGCCAGTCCATCGCAAAAAAGGATTTCAACGTATCGGGTTCCATTAAGAAAACCTATGCGGATTACTTCCCAGTCGGAACAGCGATCAGTTATCGCGAAGTAATGGAAGCTGATCCTGAGAGACTTTCATTGATCAAAAATAACTTTTCCATCCTGACAGCGGAAAATTGCTTCAAATGGGACGCCATCCATCCGGAAGAGGACCGGTATGATTTTGTTCAGGCTGATAAAGTGGCTGAATTTGCGCGCGCAAACGGGTACAAGCTCTGGGGACACGTCCTCGTCTGGCATCACCAGACTCCCGAATGGATATTCAAGGATGGCGACTCCACAGCCTCCCGGGAATTGGTACTGAAGCGAATGCGGGAGCATATCCACACCGTGATGAATCGCTACAAGGATGTAATTTATGGTTGGGATGTCGTGAACGAGGCTATTTCTGATGAGGAGGATGTTTTCCTTTATCCATCAAAGTGGCTGGAGATTGTTGGAGAAGACTTCATTGAGAAGGCCTTTCTGTACGCAATGGAAGCAGGAACAGGCGCCTTGCTGAGCTACAACGATTATTCATTGCCTGATCCACCAAAGCGGAAAAAACTTGTCCGCTTGATTTCGGGTCTTCTGGAAAAGGGTATTCAGGTAGATACAGTCGGCTTCCAGTCGCATTACAACCTGTACTATCCAGAGCTTGAAGAATTGGCGAAGAGCATTAAGGCCGTCAGTAATATGGGCTTGAAGGTATCGGTCTCCGAAATCGACATGAGTGTATTCGACATGGGGGACAAGTCCGACCGCTATTCCGGGGGATTGCCAGGAGAGCTCGAAATCTACCAGGGGATTAAATATGCCAACTTAATGAGTCTCTACCAGGAATATGCGGGTGATTTAGAACGCGTGACTTTTTGGGGGATTTACGATGCCGACAATTGGAGAAATTACTGGCCAGTCGATCGCAGGACTGACTACGCAGGCTTAATAAACAGGGAAGGGCGGGCCAAATCAGCTTACTCAGCGGTCATCAACCCTTCGGCCTACTTGGAGGAGCATTCCGCCATTGAGGAACCTGTATCACCCCACTTGCTGGAAGAGCAAGCGTCAACGAATGTCATCCGCCCGGATCTATTCTTTTATCTGGCTGATGATCAGAATTACTGGGATTACGGTTTCGCGGGTAATGACAAAGTCAGTACACCGAATGTGGACAAGCTGGTTAACGAGAGCCTTCTGTTTACGCGGGCATACACCAGCATGGCCATCTGTTCACCGAGTCGAAACAGCCTGTATACCGGACTCTACCCACTCAGGAACGGTTGCTACATGAATCACATTCGCTCGCGGAATGACATCCGCAGCGTTGCCCAGTATCTCAAGGACCTTGGATACACGGTGATTCTGGCTGGGAAAAGCCATGTCAATCCGAATTCAGTATTTGACTGGTCGCATCATTGGCCGACTGTCCCCGTCAGGGGAGAAAAGGGTGGACGATTACCATTGGAAAAGGTTGAGGAGTTTCTTCGAACAAAGGAAGGTCCAGCCTGTGTTTTCTTCGCCTCTGAGTTTCCCCATGGCCCATATCCGGACATGCCAGCCCTTGATGAGTCAGAATTCAGTCCGAAGCCATATCAATCCAACAACTTCAGAGCCCGTAAACGGACTGCCGGTTACTATGAAAACATCCGGAAAGATGACCAGCAGCTTGGCCAGCTTGTGGAAATGCTCAAGGGAACGGGCAATTGGGAGAACGATGTTTTCTTTTACGCCTCTGATCATGGAATAGATGGAAAGTACACAACTTTTGACCGTGGCCTTCGCGTTCCCTTGATAATGAGATGGAAAGGCCAGGCATCACCAGGGGGCGAGATCGACGCCCTCGTTCATTTCGTGGATATTGTTCCCACAATGGTAGAGATTGCAGGCGGGGAGGCAAATGAGAGCCTCGACGGAACAAGTATTTTGCCCTTGGTGAAAGGGGATGCGGATGCAATCCATGAAGCGGTCTACGGACTTCAGACCTACCAGAATATTCAGGATACACGGGTTTTTCCGGGCCGCAGTATTACAACTGGCAGATATAAGTTATCCATTAATTTCAACGCCGTTGAGGCCCTTGAGAAAAACTATGGTGACAATACCGTCGTCAATGAATTTCTCCAACTGGGTGCGCAAAAGGACCACTGGCGGCGGTTTATTGAGCTGTACGATCTTTCAGCCGATCCCTTCGAGCAAGACAACCTCGGTAAAAAGCCTGAATTCAAGGAACTCAGGCAACAGTTGATGGTTCAGTTATTGCAATGGATGGGGGAGCAGGGCGATTTCATCGAACTTGGCAAGCCCCTTCCCTTGCTGAAACCCACCCTTCACCCATTGGACAAGACAACCCGGTTCAAGAATGTCCCGGGTCATCTTGAAGGAAGGTTGAAACCATCCGACTACATGCAGGACCATTATTGA
- a CDS encoding sulfatase-like hydrolase/transferase — protein sequence MHLSKISFPFFAGALMLLHVGLCAETSEHPNILFIAVDDLRPELGAYGVEEVISPNIDRLASQGTLFSQAYCQVPVCGASRASLMTGLYPTPDRFVTYHSRADEDAPGIVDLPGWLKKYGYQTISHGKIYHNRDDNKPSWDEIDRTKNFRVYLLPENANLPNGKQPAYESADVPDNAYPTGQMTVRIIDDLRQAKKDGTPFFIAAGYTKPHLPFNAPKKYWDLYDHESIELADNPFAPKGAPRQAIHQWQELRNGYGGIPKSGPLPDELARTLIHGYRAAVSYTDAMIGQVLAELDRLEMRENTIVILWGDHGWQLGEHSLWCKHALFDTSLNAPLIISAPGMKEEQRTSSLVEFVDIFPTLCELAGLKMPGHLQGTSLVPLLKNDELVLKRAAFSRYHGGEAVRTERFLYAEWSGGARMLYDQSIDPDQNINVAENSEYKEVVAKLSAVLKAHRTEVKNSDPLLEISAKEKGSVNQAPKWKRGTFKLKDATVGEDYVSYVNWAATDKEEDALEYALLSGPDWLSMTNSKYGKVEGTPSAEDLGTNEFVVSVSDGQNSPVTANLKIAVIPAN from the coding sequence ATGCACTTATCTAAAATTTCATTCCCATTTTTTGCTGGAGCACTGATGCTGTTGCATGTCGGACTCTGCGCTGAAACATCTGAACATCCAAATATTCTGTTCATCGCAGTCGATGATCTCCGTCCTGAACTTGGAGCTTACGGAGTTGAGGAAGTCATCAGCCCGAACATTGACCGTCTGGCCAGCCAGGGAACCTTGTTTTCCCAAGCCTACTGTCAAGTGCCAGTCTGTGGAGCCTCCAGAGCCAGCCTGATGACAGGCCTTTATCCGACCCCGGATCGTTTTGTCACTTACCATTCAAGGGCTGACGAGGATGCTCCTGGCATTGTCGACCTTCCGGGTTGGCTCAAGAAGTATGGATACCAGACAATATCCCACGGGAAGATTTATCATAACCGGGATGATAACAAACCCTCATGGGACGAAATTGACCGTACGAAGAATTTCAGGGTATACCTGCTCCCCGAAAACGCCAACCTGCCCAATGGAAAGCAGCCGGCATACGAGTCAGCGGATGTCCCGGATAATGCGTATCCCACAGGACAAATGACGGTCAGGATTATCGATGACCTCCGACAGGCCAAAAAGGACGGAACTCCTTTTTTTATCGCGGCAGGATACACAAAGCCACATTTGCCCTTCAATGCACCCAAGAAGTATTGGGATCTCTATGATCACGAAAGCATTGAACTGGCTGATAATCCCTTCGCTCCAAAGGGAGCTCCACGGCAGGCAATCCATCAATGGCAGGAGCTGCGGAACGGGTATGGGGGAATTCCGAAGTCCGGTCCCTTGCCAGATGAATTGGCCCGGACCTTAATCCATGGCTATCGGGCAGCCGTCTCTTATACTGATGCGATGATTGGCCAGGTTCTGGCTGAACTGGACCGGCTCGAAATGAGAGAAAATACTATTGTGATTCTGTGGGGAGACCACGGTTGGCAATTGGGTGAGCATTCCCTCTGGTGCAAGCACGCCTTGTTTGATACCTCCCTGAATGCTCCGCTCATTATCAGCGCGCCCGGAATGAAAGAAGAACAGCGGACAAGCTCCCTTGTCGAATTTGTGGATATCTTCCCGACCCTTTGTGAACTTGCCGGACTGAAAATGCCGGGACACCTCCAAGGGACGAGCCTAGTGCCGCTCCTGAAAAATGATGAGCTTGTGCTGAAGAGAGCCGCTTTTTCCAGGTACCACGGTGGGGAGGCTGTCCGCACAGAAAGATTTCTTTACGCGGAATGGAGCGGAGGGGCCAGAATGCTGTATGACCAATCAATTGATCCGGACCAAAACATCAACGTGGCCGAGAATTCCGAATACAAGGAGGTAGTGGCCAAGTTGTCCGCAGTGCTCAAGGCTCACCGTACAGAGGTTAAAAACTCAGACCCACTTCTGGAAATCAGTGCGAAGGAGAAGGGCTCCGTCAATCAAGCACCAAAATGGAAGCGGGGCACTTTCAAGCTAAAGGATGCAACCGTTGGTGAGGATTATGTCTCCTATGTGAATTGGGCGGCTACCGATAAGGAAGAGGATGCCTTGGAGTATGCCTTGCTCTCCGGACCAGACTGGCTGTCGATGACAAACTCAAAATACGGCAAAGTGGAAGGGACTCCTTCGGCAGAAGATTTGGGCACAAATGAGTTTGTTGTCAGTGTCTCTGATGGTCAAAATTCGCCTGTGACGGCAAATCTCAAAATTGCCGTCATTCCAGCGAACTAA
- a CDS encoding substrate-binding domain-containing protein has translation MLKTKHILLLLEWYDYRIHRGVAMIARKYGWQLNCPKDMVANEGFLKDWQGDGCIALLECRDTLDYFWKNNIPLVDLGLHSYKRPVPRVVTDNRQIGRLAAEHFRDHGYREVFTFDHGGKTMFRERFEGLREFMESEGGKVTMLGSSRTVKPDIIEKLSQVVEREGKRLKETSVGLFAYEDTMASEMISLCLQQELKVPENIAVLGVDNDDLINSGLTIGLSSIDSDQEGLGMAAGELLQSVFRGENCPKDILVHRHPPKGVVTRGSTDCYAVNNAVVAKALHWIHKNFYMGIQAIDVANAVGVSQQGLQKAFAKSYTRSPGEEIRQQRIQAVAHLLGTTNASLDEIAENCGYYSVNSLINNFKAAYGTTPGKYRQLKRAEYLI, from the coding sequence GTGCTGAAAACCAAACATATCCTGCTCCTGTTGGAATGGTATGACTACCGGATTCATCGTGGTGTTGCCATGATCGCGCGGAAATATGGCTGGCAGCTGAATTGCCCCAAGGACATGGTTGCCAACGAAGGGTTTTTGAAGGACTGGCAGGGTGACGGGTGCATTGCTCTCCTCGAATGCAGGGATACTCTGGATTATTTTTGGAAGAACAATATCCCCTTGGTCGATCTCGGATTACACAGTTACAAGCGACCGGTTCCGCGAGTCGTGACCGATAACCGACAAATCGGTCGATTAGCGGCAGAACATTTCCGGGATCACGGCTACAGGGAAGTTTTCACCTTTGATCATGGAGGAAAAACCATGTTCAGGGAGCGCTTTGAAGGCTTAAGGGAGTTCATGGAGAGTGAAGGAGGAAAAGTCACCATGCTGGGATCCTCAAGGACAGTTAAGCCCGATATCATTGAAAAATTAAGTCAAGTTGTGGAACGGGAGGGAAAGCGACTAAAGGAAACGTCCGTGGGGCTTTTTGCTTACGAAGATACCATGGCATCCGAGATGATTTCCCTGTGCTTGCAGCAGGAGCTGAAAGTTCCTGAGAATATTGCCGTTCTGGGTGTTGATAACGACGACCTGATCAACAGCGGTCTGACAATTGGCCTCAGCAGTATCGACAGCGACCAGGAAGGCCTTGGGATGGCAGCAGGGGAACTTCTTCAATCTGTTTTCAGAGGGGAGAATTGCCCGAAAGACATCCTGGTCCATCGGCACCCTCCCAAAGGTGTTGTCACTCGTGGTAGTACCGATTGTTACGCGGTTAACAATGCGGTTGTAGCAAAGGCCCTGCACTGGATTCATAAAAACTTTTACATGGGGATACAAGCCATTGATGTGGCAAATGCTGTTGGCGTTAGCCAGCAAGGATTACAGAAAGCTTTTGCGAAAAGTTATACACGTTCACCCGGCGAGGAAATTCGCCAGCAGCGGATTCAAGCTGTTGCACATTTACTAGGCACTACCAATGCCAGCTTGGATGAAATAGCCGAAAACTGTGGTTACTACTCGGTGAATTCCCTGATAAATAATTTCAAGGCAGCCTACGGGACAACTCCAGGAAAGTACCGTCAGCTTAAGAGAGCAGAATACTTGATATGA